TACGGGTTGGTCTACTGGCCCCCATTTGTTTTTTGAAATAAGAATTAATGGTAAACCAGTTAATCCGCTGAACTATCTGCCTTAGATATAGCAAAACTTTCTGTAAATCAAGTTTATCATCTTGGTCAGAGCGAATCGTTTACTGAAAACATGCATGAAATAACCAACAATGAGAAGTAAAAGTATAAATAAATAGTCTTCTTTGGTGACGCAGCATAGTCTCTTTTATCTATTTTTAGAATGAGATCAATTTGACTGTGCTAAAATAAAATGGTTAGAGTTTTTTGAGATTTATCTTAATATATTTGATTATTTTTTTGTGCAGGGAGGTTTTTCGTGTTAAAACTTATGAGATCGAGTAAGTTTATATTTTTTGTAACTATAATACTTGTTGCTGTATTTGTAGCAACATCGGTAATATTATTTTTACCTGTAATTCCAAGGTGAAATGAATCGATATATAGCATTCTCTTTTCTACTTTCTTTTTTTCTTCTAACAGCCATATTGCCTTATGCTATCGGAAAATCCAACGAACAGATTGAACAAAAAAGAAGCGAGTTAGATAGCATAAGGGCTCAAATTGATGAAAAAAGATCGATTCTAAATCAGCTAAAACAACAAGAAAACGGTATTACAGGCCAAATAGATCAGATCGATGCAAATTTAGATTTAAAAGAAACTGAATTAAAGGATGTAGATTACAGATTAAATCTCTTACAACAGAAAATTCTTGATACCAATGCTCAGATTGACTATCAAAGAAAAGTTACTCTGGAAAAGGAAGCTCAGGTTGCAAACAGACTGAGATCTATATATATGATGAAGGAACTGCCCTTTTTCGATATTGTATTGTCTATGAACAACAACGTGAACGATTGGTTTGAAACCCTTTTTATCTTTGAAAGAATAGCTACTCAGGACAAGGACGTTTTAAATCAATATTCCATCTCTATGAGAAATCTAAACGAGCTTTTGAAGAGCCAGGGAGAAGAACAATCAAAAGCAATTGAACTTAAAAAAGATCTCGAGCTCAAAAAACAGGAAATTATTTCCCAAAGAAATGACAGACAGGCTATATTGAAAAATATAATGAGCAATAAGGCTTCCTATGAGGCAGCAGAAGCAGAATTACAGGCAAAGTCTCAAGAGATAGAGGCCTTTTTAAGAGGATTCGACTCGAGTCCTCGTACAGGATCAGGCAAGTTTATATGGCCTGCGTCGGGGCCTATTACTTCGCCATTCGGTCCAAGATATGATCCCTACCTACACGTTCACAGCTTCCACACTGGAATTGATATAGGTGCAGAATATGGTTCTCCTATACTTGCTGCCGATAGTGGCCGAGTTGTGTATTCTGGTTGGTATGACGGTTATGGGAAAGCTGTTATCATAGATCACGGAGGAGGAGTGTCTACTCTGTATGCTCATGCGAGCAGGCTGGTCGCATACGTGGGCGAAAGCGTAAGACAAGGGCAGGTCATTGCTTATGTGGGAGCTACTGGGTACGCAACTGGGCCACACCTTCATTTCGAAATAAGAATTAACGGCAAACCTGTTAACCCATTGAATTATTTACCATAATATGGTTGTTAAGGTTGTTCTTTTTAAAATATTTTGTTTTTTTGTTTAAAAATTTTGGAGGTGTATTTTGCAAAAATTTTATTTTCCCGAATTCACAATTAAAGAACTTAAAAATTCTCTTAAATTAGTTCTAATACCAATTTTTGAGTCCAACAGTATAGTCACTTCTCTATACTTAAAGGTTGGCTCTGCCCTTGAGAATCAGAATACAAATGGATTATCGCATTTTCTTGAGCATCTCTTGTTCAAAGGGACACAGAGGAGAAATGCTTATGATATATTTTGTGAAATTGAGAGCGTTGGTGGAGAGATAAATGCCGCCACCTCTACCGAGTATACGGTTTTTTATAACTATCTCCCCTATGACTCATTAGAGCTCTCTCTTGATATGATCTCAGACATTGTATTTC
This Thermodesulfobium sp. 4217-1 DNA region includes the following protein-coding sequences:
- a CDS encoding peptidoglycan DD-metalloendopeptidase family protein, which produces MNRYIAFSFLLSFFLLTAILPYAIGKSNEQIEQKRSELDSIRAQIDEKRSILNQLKQQENGITGQIDQIDANLDLKETELKDVDYRLNLLQQKILDTNAQIDYQRKVTLEKEAQVANRLRSIYMMKELPFFDIVLSMNNNVNDWFETLFIFERIATQDKDVLNQYSISMRNLNELLKSQGEEQSKAIELKKDLELKKQEIISQRNDRQAILKNIMSNKASYEAAEAELQAKSQEIEAFLRGFDSSPRTGSGKFIWPASGPITSPFGPRYDPYLHVHSFHTGIDIGAEYGSPILAADSGRVVYSGWYDGYGKAVIIDHGGGVSTLYAHASRLVAYVGESVRQGQVIAYVGATGYATGPHLHFEIRINGKPVNPLNYLP